GGGCGCACCGCGAGGCGCACACCATGTTCCGCCCCGCAGCGGTGATGGGCGCCCTCGTCGTGCTGGTGTCCGCGGTCGGGCTCGCCGTCACCGGCGACGTCCAGGGCAAGCTGATGTTCGAGCAGCAGCCGATGAAGATGGCGTCGGCCGAATCGTTGTGCCACAGCGAAACCGACCCCGACTTCTCGATCCTGACCGTCGGCACCCACAACAACTGCGACGGCGTCATCCACCTCATCGAGGTGCCCTACGTGCTGCCGTTCCTCGCCAAGGGCGAATTCGACGGCGTCCGCCTCGAGGGCGTGGAAGACCTGCAGGCGCAGTACGTCGAGAAGTTCGGCCCCGGCGACTACCGGCCCAACCTGTTCGTGACGTACTGGGCGTTCCGGGCGATGATCGGGTTGCTCGCGGTACCCGCACTGTTTGCCCTCGCCGTGCTGTGGCTGACCCGCGGTGGGCGAATCCCGCAGTCGCCTTGGTTCTCCCGGTTCGCGCTGGCGACGCTGCCCACCCCATTCCTGGCCAACAGCGCCGGCTGGGTGTTCACGGAAATGGGCCGCCAGCCGTGGGTGGTGGTCCCCAACCCGACCGGCGACCAGATGATCCGGCTCACCGTCGCCGACGGGGTGTCCGGTCATCCCGTCGGCATGGTGGTGCTGTCGCTGACGGTCTTCACCCTCATCTACGGCGTGCTCGCGGTCATCTGGTTCTGGCTCATCCGCCGCTACACCGTCGAGGGCCCGCAGGAACACGACTCCGAACCCGCCGCCCCGTTGCCGCCCGACGAGGTCGCGCCGCTCTCGTTCGCTTACTGAAAGGAGTTGAGAAGCAATGGCATTACCGGATCTTTGGTTCGTCGTCATGGCGGGCCTGTTCCTCGGCTTCTTCATCCTCGAGGGCTTCGACTTCGGCGTCGGCATGCTCATGAGCTTCTTCGGCCGCGCGGCGGGCGCAGAGTCCGAGCGGCATCGCCGCGCCGCCCTCAACACCATCGGCCCGGTGTGGGACGGCAACGAGGTGTGGTTGATCACCGCGGGCGGCGCGATGTTCGCGGCCTTTCCGGACTGGTACGCGACGATGTTCTCCGGGCTGTTCCTGCCCCTGCTGCTGATCCTGGTGTCGATGATCCTGCGCGTGGTGGCCATCGAATGGCGCGGCAAGGTCGACGACCCGCAGTGGCGGCGCTGGGCCGATCTCGGGATCGCCGCCGGGTCGTGGGTGCCGGCCGTGTTGTGGGGCATGGCGTTCGCGATGCTGGTGCAGGGCCTGCCGATCGACGCCGACAAGCAGGTGCGCGCATCGTTCGGTGACCTGATCAACGGCTACACGCTGCTCGGCGGGCTGACCACCGCGGGCCTGTTCCTGCTGCACGGGTCGGTGTTCGTCGCTCTGAAAACCGAAGGCGCCGTGCGCGATGACGCGTTGCGGTTCGCGAACAGGTTGGCGGTCCCGGTGACAGTGGTTCTTGCCACGTTCGCTCTGTGGACCCAGCTGTCGCATGGGAAGACGTGGACGTGGCTGGTGCTGATCGCCGGCGGGCTGGCCCAGTTCGCGGTGCTCACCCGCGTGTGGCGGCGCACCGGCGAGGGCTGGGCGTTCGCGTACACGACGGTGGTGGTGGCGTCGTTGGTGGTGCTGTACTTCGGCGCGCTGTACCCGAACCTGATGCCGTCGACGATCGACCCGGCCTACAACCTGACCGTCGCCAACGCGGCGTCGAGCCCCTACACGCTGACCATCATGAGCTGGGCGGCGCTGATCTTCGCCCCGCTCGTGCTGCTGTACCAGGGTTGGACGTACTGGGTGTTCCGGCAACGTATCTCGGCCGACCGGATACCCGACTCCATCGGACTGGCGCGCCGACGATGAACCTGTGGCGGGCATCGGCGGCCATGCGCCGGTATCTGGTGAAGGCGGTCGGTTGCGG
The window above is part of the Mycolicibacterium rutilum genome. Proteins encoded here:
- the cydB gene encoding cytochrome d ubiquinol oxidase subunit II encodes the protein MALPDLWFVVMAGLFLGFFILEGFDFGVGMLMSFFGRAAGAESERHRRAALNTIGPVWDGNEVWLITAGGAMFAAFPDWYATMFSGLFLPLLLILVSMILRVVAIEWRGKVDDPQWRRWADLGIAAGSWVPAVLWGMAFAMLVQGLPIDADKQVRASFGDLINGYTLLGGLTTAGLFLLHGSVFVALKTEGAVRDDALRFANRLAVPVTVVLATFALWTQLSHGKTWTWLVLIAGGLAQFAVLTRVWRRTGEGWAFAYTTVVVASLVVLYFGALYPNLMPSTIDPAYNLTVANAASSPYTLTIMSWAALIFAPLVLLYQGWTYWVFRQRISADRIPDSIGLARRR
- a CDS encoding cytochrome ubiquinol oxidase subunit I; protein product: MDALDVSRWQFGITTVYHFIFVPLTIGLAPLIAGMQTAWLVTGNTAWYRLTRFFGKLFLINFALGVATGIVQEFQFGLNWSEYSRFVGDVFGAPLAMEGLAAFFFESTFLGLWIFGWTRLPRLVHLACIWVVAIAVNMSAFFIIAANSWMQHPVGARVNPETGRAELTSIVALFTNNTAIAAFTHAVFGAFLTAGAFVAGVCAWWMVRAHREAHTMFRPAAVMGALVVLVSAVGLAVTGDVQGKLMFEQQPMKMASAESLCHSETDPDFSILTVGTHNNCDGVIHLIEVPYVLPFLAKGEFDGVRLEGVEDLQAQYVEKFGPGDYRPNLFVTYWAFRAMIGLLAVPALFALAVLWLTRGGRIPQSPWFSRFALATLPTPFLANSAGWVFTEMGRQPWVVVPNPTGDQMIRLTVADGVSGHPVGMVVLSLTVFTLIYGVLAVIWFWLIRRYTVEGPQEHDSEPAAPLPPDEVAPLSFAY